The following proteins are encoded in a genomic region of Sneathiella marina:
- a CDS encoding glycosyltransferase, with product MRVLYVGNFNEKHDGTAFYDSNRKLANGFVRNGHQVYQFSDRDIARASTVFRSRKFGVVPANIRLLETAKNIMPDLLFIGHAGPIFARTLKQIRRAVPHIKIALYDFDAIWQDQTVQRTMKHVELADATFITTAGPELQKFARNNNVVSFFPNVLDKSIDSVRAFENPSPKHRLFYGMGNAKPDSERFQIGTKILDAFPDESMEILGMRGKPPLSGISYHRAIGDSRMGLNLSRGEVFPLYSSDRMSQYVGNGLMTLVHRRTGYDQIFKDDELAFYDDFDELIKLIGYYNLHDDEAREIARNGWRRGHEIFNETLVTKYITEVTFREKLSEDYQWPTDLYSA from the coding sequence ATGCGTGTTCTCTATGTCGGAAATTTTAACGAAAAACACGATGGAACTGCATTTTACGATTCCAATAGAAAGCTAGCCAACGGTTTTGTCAGAAATGGTCATCAGGTCTACCAGTTCAGTGATCGAGATATTGCCCGTGCGTCGACAGTGTTTCGATCCAGGAAATTTGGTGTGGTTCCAGCTAACATTCGCCTGCTTGAAACCGCAAAAAATATTATGCCTGACTTGTTGTTCATAGGGCATGCAGGTCCAATTTTTGCGAGAACTCTTAAGCAGATCCGTCGGGCTGTTCCGCATATTAAGATTGCTCTTTACGATTTTGATGCAATTTGGCAGGATCAGACGGTTCAAAGAACGATGAAGCATGTTGAACTCGCGGATGCGACATTTATTACGACCGCAGGGCCAGAGTTACAAAAATTTGCACGTAACAATAACGTAGTGAGCTTTTTCCCAAATGTTTTGGATAAAAGTATTGATAGTGTTCGCGCATTTGAAAACCCATCTCCGAAACATCGGTTATTCTACGGTATGGGGAACGCCAAACCGGATAGTGAGCGGTTCCAAATAGGCACGAAGATTTTGGATGCTTTTCCCGATGAGTCCATGGAGATCCTCGGTATGCGCGGTAAACCGCCTTTGTCTGGAATTTCCTACCATCGCGCTATTGGAGATTCGCGAATGGGCTTAAATCTTAGTCGCGGGGAAGTCTTCCCGCTTTATAGTTCTGACAGAATGTCACAATATGTCGGGAATGGGTTGATGACCCTTGTCCATCGCAGGACCGGATATGATCAGATTTTTAAAGATGATGAGTTAGCGTTCTATGATGACTTTGATGAACTGATTAAGTTAATCGGCTACTATAACCTGCATGATGATGAAGCGCGCGAAATAGCCCGAAATGGATGGCGTCGTGGCCATGAAATATTCAATGAAACACTGGTAACGAAGTATATAACTGAAGTTACATTTCGAGAAAAACTGAGCGAAGACTATCAGTGGCCGACTGATTTGTATTCAGCTTGA
- a CDS encoding DUF962 domain-containing protein has product MQNRIQTYSEFWPYYLKEHSSALCRRLHFLGTTLALIGFAIFLITFNPILLLACAVGGYGPAWIAHFFVEKNRPATFTYPIWSLYSDFRMFFLWLSGRLPDELKKAGVP; this is encoded by the coding sequence ATGCAAAACAGAATACAGACATATTCCGAGTTTTGGCCCTATTATTTAAAGGAACACTCCTCTGCGCTTTGTCGCCGGCTACATTTTTTGGGCACTACCCTTGCACTTATTGGATTTGCAATTTTCCTGATTACTTTCAATCCAATTCTCTTATTGGCCTGCGCCGTCGGTGGATATGGCCCTGCCTGGATTGCGCATTTCTTTGTGGAAAAAAACCGTCCCGCAACTTTCACATATCCGATTTGGTCGCTTTACAGTGATTTTCGAATGTTTTTCTTGTGGTTATCAGGTCGCTTGCCCGATGAATTGAAAAAAGCCGGTGTTCCATAA